A window of Desulfobulbaceae bacterium genomic DNA:
GTTACTCTGTCTTTGTAAGACAGTTCCAATTGGCCCAAAATGTCCCAACATTCTGGTTTTTTTTCGGCCTGACGTTTGATGTCAGTTACAAAACTTGGCCATGGTCCACTTTCGAGCTGGTCCAGCATCGGCGTATCATGCTTTGGCATTTTCCGTTTCCTCCTATAGGATCTAAATTGAAAAAAACTAATTTCCGTAATGTTATTAGCTGGTTGTGCTATTAATAAGACGGATTAAATAAATTAACTATAAAATGAATAGTTATTCAGAAAAAGCAATCTATCCAGCTGGTTGTGCTTTGTCAATAAAAAATGAGAATGAATTTTTATTCTAAAAAAAAAGTTTTCAAATCAGCGCTATTTTCTCCCTTTTTGTATGATATTATTTCTCCTGTCTTGCGTTAAAATTGTATCTATGATATTTTTTCGGTTGTTTAAATCTTTGTCATAGCGTTGTTTTGGGTATCAATACCTATTGGACGGGTGTTTTTTTTAACATTAAATTATGTGACACAGCGCATTGTTGATATCACAACGTGCGCTGTGTTGAGATGGAAGAGGTGTTCTAGTGAAAATGAAAATTTTAGTCGCTAATCGCGGTGAAATTGCATTGAGAATAATCAGGGCCATTCAGGAGCTCGGACATACAGCTGTTGCCATATACGAAACTCCTGATAAAGAAGCGATTCATATTCGGACTGCCGATGAGGCTATCTGGATCGGAAATGGGCCAAGGTGTGATTACCTCAGTATTGACACCATTATTGCTGCTGCTAAAAAATCTGGATCAACGGCTATTCATCCAGGATACGGTTTTCTTGCTGAAAACCCCGGGTTTGCTAAAGCCTGTGAAGAATCGGGTATTACCTTTATCGGCCCGAATAGTGAGGTAATTGAAAATCTTGGTAACAAGGTTGTTGCCCGTAAGATTATGGCTGATGCTGGTATCCCCATGGTTCCAGGTACCGATAATCTGAAGGATGGTGCTGACGGAGTTGCTGAGGCTGTTGCCTTTGGTAAAACATATGGATACCCGATCATGCTTAAGGCAACCTCTGGTGGTGGTGGCCGTGGTATCAGACGTATTGAGAATGAGCGAGAGCTGATTGAATCAATCCCGCTGGCTCGTGCAGAGGCTAAGGCTGCATTTAATGATGGTCGTGTTTATCTTGAGAAAGTAGTGCTGACTCCCAAACATGTTGAAGTGCAAATCCTGGCTGATTCATTTGGAACAACGGTTCATCTCGGAACTCGAGACTGTTCTATCCAGCGTCGTAACCAGAAGCTGGTTGAGATAGCCCCTTCTCTAATAAAGGACAAGGTCTTACTTGATACCATCTGTGACACTGCGGTACGTGCAGCTAAGGCTGCTAACTACACCAATGCCGGGACTGTTGAGTTTCTGATCGATAAAGACATGAAATTTTATTTCATGGAGATCAATACCCGAATTCAGGTTGAACATACGGTTACCGAGATGATTACTGGTATTGACATTGTTCGAACCCAGATTAAACTGGCTCTGGGCAAGAAACTGGCTTTTTCTCAGAACGATGTTGTTATGCGGGGACACGCCATTGAAGTACGTATCAACGCAGAAGACCCGCAGAACAATTTTATGCCTGAGGGGGGCAAAACGGTGAACGTATACCGTTCTCCAGGTGGCTATGGTGTCCGGTTGGATGGTTTTGCCTATCAGGGATACACCATACCTGAGGTGTATGACTCTCTCCTTGTTAAGCTGACTGTGCATGGTTACTCATGGAATGAAACGGTAGACCGTTTAAAGCGCTGTTTGTCGAATTATGTAATTGCCGGCGTAAAAACAACAATACCGTTTTACCTTAACGTTGTTCAGGATCCGGACTTCAGGAATGGCTCCTTTGATACTTCGTACATCGAGACTCACGAGCATCTTTTTAAGTACGAGGATATGAAGTCCGAGGTGAACAGGATAGCGAAACTAATAGCTGAGATTCATCATAAACAAGAAAACCCGTATGCTGTTTAGTGCCTTACAGATTATTTTCTTGCTTTTTTTTGCAAGAAAATAATCTGCGAAAGGCACTTATCCCGTTTATCGGGGTTAGTTCTTAGTTGTTAATCCCTATGTAGTGTAAAAGGGTGTTATATAAATTTTTTGTAAAGGAGTTACCATGGAACGTATTGTTCAAGGTATGAATATCAAAGAAGTTCTTTCAATCTTAAGGGGGGGGGATGGCTATTTTATCACCAACACTGCCCGAGATCTGTCCCAGTCGGATTTCAAAAATCGAATTTTACTTCACACCGATCTCCTGGCTGCCGAGGCAAGAGAGAAAGCGAATTATTTTTCACTTGAAATTACTGGTGGCGCCTCTGTTCATGTCGACATTTTAAGAAAGCAGGTTGATCCTTTTTTAAAGCTTGAACTTCTCCGCGAGAAAATGCCTAATACCATGTTCCAGACTTTGTGCAGAGGCATAAATCTGTTCGGGTACAGGCCCTATCCTCAAAACGTGATTCGGCTGGTTGTTCGTGAGTTTGCCAAGTATGTCGATGTCTGGCGTGTATTTGACTTTATGAATCATATCCCGAATATGCAGGCTGTTTTTGAAGAGGTCCAGGCTGCTGGACGTATTCTTGAGCCATGTATCTGTTTCTCAACAGGTCCCGAGCATACCGACGATTTCTATGTAAAAAAAGTGCAGGAAATTCTTGATGTCACGGGCGAGGATATTGTTCTGTGTATCAAAAATCATGGTGGGCTTGGAACACCTAAACGGATTGGGGATCTGGTGAACGCAATTATGCAGCGTTATCCTGACATTGCCATACATTATCATGGCCATAATACCGATGGTAATGATGTCGGCAGGATCACAGCGGCTGTGTTAAATGGTGCAAAAATCGTGGACGCAGCTGATCACGCCTTCTGTGGTTATTATGGCCCGCCACCAATCCTTACAGTTATTGACACCTTAAAGGATTATGGTATTGAGGCGGTTGGTGTTGATTCAAAAGCGGTTATCGAAACGTCGGAAGTGTTGCGCAATGAGCGGGCCCATTACGAATATTTCGAGTCACAATTTAAAGGGTTTCTTCCTACTGTGCAGATTCATAAACTGCCGGGCGGAGCAATGGGATCAAGTTTTGAGCAGGCGGTTAAAGGTGAATTTCTTGATAAAATGCCGGAAATTCTTCACAATGAGTTGCCGCAGGTGCAGATTGATCTCGGTAATTACTGGAGTGTAACCCCAGGTTCACAGATCTTGTGGACAACTGCCGTTAGTAATGTGTTGGGCGGCGATCGTTATGGCAATCCCTCGGGAGACCTGAAAAATCTACTCTTGGGCAAGTACGGGCCGTTTCCGTTTTATTCCCCTGCTGATTGGATTTACGAGAAGGTGTTCGGGCCGGACTGGAAAGCTATTCTTGAAAAAGAGGGGGGCCTTGACGATATCGAGGATATGGATATTGAAAAAGAGAGGGCTGCACTGGCCAAGCGCATTGGCAAAAAACCGACTGAGCAACAGTTGGTTACCTACCTGCAGCATCCAAATGATGCGGTTGATTTTTTCAAGTTTGAAGAAGAGTTCGGCTATACATATACATTACCGCCCAGTGTTTTCTTGCGTAGAGGTGGTTATGGCGTCGGCGAAACGATCGAGTTTAATGACCATTACGGCAAAAAGCATGTTATTGAAGTTGGCCCAAAGCAGCTGGATAAAGCAGAGGGTGAGTGGAATGTCTATCTCAATGTTGATCATCATCAGCGCGTATATAATTTCCCCGAAGAAGTTGCAGCTGGAGGAGTTGCAAAGGCCGTTGCGCTTGGCAAAGAAGAGATTGAAGAGTTGGCCAGCGCTGGTGATTTCA
This region includes:
- a CDS encoding pyruvate carboxylase, yielding MERIVQGMNIKEVLSILRGGDGYFITNTARDLSQSDFKNRILLHTDLLAAEAREKANYFSLEITGGASVHVDILRKQVDPFLKLELLREKMPNTMFQTLCRGINLFGYRPYPQNVIRLVVREFAKYVDVWRVFDFMNHIPNMQAVFEEVQAAGRILEPCICFSTGPEHTDDFYVKKVQEILDVTGEDIVLCIKNHGGLGTPKRIGDLVNAIMQRYPDIAIHYHGHNTDGNDVGRITAAVLNGAKIVDAADHAFCGYYGPPPILTVIDTLKDYGIEAVGVDSKAVIETSEVLRNERAHYEYFESQFKGFLPTVQIHKLPGGAMGSSFEQAVKGEFLDKMPEILHNELPQVQIDLGNYWSVTPGSQILWTTAVSNVLGGDRYGNPSGDLKNLLLGKYGPFPFYSPADWIYEKVFGPDWKAILEKEGGLDDIEDMDIEKERAALAKRIGKKPTEQQLVTYLQHPNDAVDFFKFEEEFGYTYTLPPSVFLRRGGYGVGETIEFNDHYGKKHVIEVGPKQLDKAEGEWNVYLNVDHHQRVYNFPEEVAAGGVAKAVALGKEEIEELASAGDFRAPFNANVCDIQVEVGQKVAVGDTLAVVEAMKMQTPVISGVAGTVETISAELGKAMKPGDKLIKVRLAE
- a CDS encoding acetyl-CoA carboxylase biotin carboxylase subunit — translated: MKMKILVANRGEIALRIIRAIQELGHTAVAIYETPDKEAIHIRTADEAIWIGNGPRCDYLSIDTIIAAAKKSGSTAIHPGYGFLAENPGFAKACEESGITFIGPNSEVIENLGNKVVARKIMADAGIPMVPGTDNLKDGADGVAEAVAFGKTYGYPIMLKATSGGGGRGIRRIENERELIESIPLARAEAKAAFNDGRVYLEKVVLTPKHVEVQILADSFGTTVHLGTRDCSIQRRNQKLVEIAPSLIKDKVLLDTICDTAVRAAKAANYTNAGTVEFLIDKDMKFYFMEINTRIQVEHTVTEMITGIDIVRTQIKLALGKKLAFSQNDVVMRGHAIEVRINAEDPQNNFMPEGGKTVNVYRSPGGYGVRLDGFAYQGYTIPEVYDSLLVKLTVHGYSWNETVDRLKRCLSNYVIAGVKTTIPFYLNVVQDPDFRNGSFDTSYIETHEHLFKYEDMKSEVNRIAKLIAEIHHKQENPYAV